A window of Macrotis lagotis isolate mMagLag1 chromosome X, bilby.v1.9.chrom.fasta, whole genome shotgun sequence contains these coding sequences:
- the LOC141498205 gene encoding TLR adapter interacting with SLC15A4 on the lysosome-like: MRTLGTCPCSSPTGLVTRGKEPVRGQDRKQEKAAPSPRVASLVPGSQGPRSKDSTALCWLAGLPDKMLAEAFLPGILYREHTKPCRPHTCRQNHREEKEAWTEQLLDSEDVTLPSPEVNRPDKCWPASCPEPSKDMADGVVMQGQQGAALQGNASTALQIPQRAPPEDELDLYRSWSCTSICQNYPDLQIGGNRVGYAYDSGCFMDHIHDETFTRPLLLSEDIPLGHSPIPSRPLPVGYKFLPGEEVRERSILSHRQPLSNSMLNSYVEKKVDELYKQVFEENLTRCHSVTSLVASNLLMNNLSHISLQISQEQNIQVSRAREALLKSMALRSLYYASKGNSSELSTPNLQISSQIKWEKLPKM, from the exons ATGCGCACCCTTGGGACCTGCCCATGCAGCTCTCCAACTGGGCTGGTCACCAGAGGGAAAGAGCCAGTCCGGGGTCAGGACAGGAAACAAGAAAAGGCGGCCCCCAGTCCCCGAGTAGCATCACTGGTGCCGGGCAGCCAGGGACCTCGGAGCAAG GATTCTACTGCACTCTGCTGGTTGGCAGGCTTGCCTGACAAAATGTTGGCTGAAGCTTTCTTGCCTGGCATCTTGTACCGAGAACATACTAAACCATGCAGACCCCACACATGTAGGCAGAACcacagagaggaaaaggaggcCTGGACAGAGCAACTTTTGGATAGTGAAGATGTCACACTTCCCTCCCCTGAAGTAAACAGGCCAGACAAATGCTGGCCTGCAAGCTGTCCGGAGCCCAGTAAGGACATGGCAGATGGGGTGGTGATGCAGGGCCAGCAGGGTGCTGCCCTCCAGGGTAATGCGTCTACAGCTTTGCAGATCCCCCAGAGAGCCCCTCCAGAGGATGAGCTGGATCTGTATCGTTCCTGGTCCTGCACCAGCATCTGTCAGAATTATCCTGACCTCCAGATTGGGGGGAATCGTGTGGGGTACGCTTATGATTCTGGTTGTTTCATGGACCACATCCATGATGAGACTTTCACTAGACCCCTGCTTCTCTCTGAAGACATCCCCCTGGGCCATTCTCCTATCCCCAGCAGGCCACTCCCTGTGGGATACAAGTTCCTGCCTGGGGAGGAGGTTCGAGAAAGAAGTATCCTGTCACACAGGCAGCCCCTGTCCAACTCAATGCTTAACAGTTATGTGGAAAAGAAGGTCGATGAGCTCTACAAGCAGGTTTTTGAAGAGAACCTGACCCGCTGCCACTCTGTGACCAGTCTTGTGGCTTCCAATCTCCTGATGAACAACTTGAGCCACATCAGCCTTCAGATCTCACAAGAACAAAACATTCAGGTGTCCCGAGCTCGAGAGGCCCTCTTAAAATCCATGGCCTTGCGCAGCCTGTATTATGCTTCCAAAGGAAACAGCTCAGAGCTCAGCACTCCTAACCTGCAGATCTCTAGTCAGATCAAGTGGGAGAAGTTGCCGAAGATGTAG